The Caulobacter sp. FWC2 region GGTGTCCGTCGCCAAAAGCACTGAGGCGCCGACGTCCTTCATCAGCGGCGGGATCTGCTTGGTGTGCAATGGCGAGGGGTACTGGAACGCCTTCATGCCGGTCATCAGCGGCAGGATCACCCCAGCGGTCAGGCCGAAGCAGTGGAAGACCGGCAGCGGGTTGAAGAACACCCAGGCCGGATCCAGCGCGATGTGGGCGGCGATCTGATGGGCGTTCGACACCAGGTTGGCCTGGGTCAGCACCACGCCACGCGGCGCGCCGAAACTGCCAGAGGTAAACAGCACAACGCCCTTGTCCGAGGGCTTGGCCTGGGCGCGGAACTGGCGCGGGAAGAGGCCGGCGGCGGCCGCGAACAGCTTGTCGCTCAAGCCGATCGTGCCCCGCACGTCTTCCAGATAGGTGATTTCCGCGATTTCGCCGACGCAGTCGATTATGTCATGCAGCTTGCCCAGCTCGATGAACTTGTGGGCGGTCAGCACGCGCTTGATCTTGGCCAGCTTGCAGGCGGCCTTGATGTTCCGCAGGCCCGCCGTGAAGTTCAGCATGGTCGGCACGCGCCCAAAGGCGTGAAGGGCGAAGAACGTCACCACGGAACCCGAACCCGAAGGCAGCAGTACGCCGACGTGCTCGCCTGGCGCGGTCATGGCCGCGATCTTGCGACCAAGCGCGAAGCTTGCCCGGATCAGGTCCGTATAGCTGAGCGGATTGCGATCCTGGTCCTCCAGGATCGGTTTCTTGGCGCCATACTTGTCGCGGGCGTCGATGAGGGCGTCGAAGATGGCCTTTTCGCCAGCTTGCGCGTTGTAAGCTACCGCCATACCGGCGAAACCTCCCCGTAGAGCGAAAGCGCGCTCCCGTTCCTTGAACGCCGAGTCTGCCGGGGAAGGTCCAGCTTTGCAAGAAAGAGTCACAAACCGTGGGGTTCACCCTTGCGGGGCAAGGGTCTGGCGGTTGTGCGGGCGCGGGTGAAATCGACGATCGCCGCCAGCCAGGCCTTGCGAACCGCGTCCGATTCCATGTGCAGGTCGTGTCTCGACTTCGGGTAGCGGGTCTCCTGGCAGGTGACCATGGCCGCGCAGAGCCTGTCCTGGGGCGTGGCGGAAACGGCTTTGTCTTGGCCGGCGGTCAACATCAGGGTCGGGACGCTGGACTTGCGAATATCCTTCGCGGCGGCCTGCGACGCGTCGAAGAAGGCCGCGAACCAGCCCAGGCTCCGTCCGCCCATGCGTAGGTCCGGATTGGCCCGCATCCAGGCCGCCTGCACCTTTCCGCGGACCGGGTCGTGGGTCAGTCCGTCGCCGGGCGCGTCACGCCGCCAGCCGAGTTGGTCCGGCGTCTTGATCCAACCGAGCCGCATGAACCGCATTGCCGGCGTGAACTTGGCGAAGTCGGCGCGCGGGCGGGGCAGGGCGGTCAGGCCGAAGGCGGGCGAGGACAGGACCAGGCCGTCCATTGCCAGGCCTTGCTGGGCGGCGCGCAGAGCGACGAGGCCGCCCTCGGAATGACCCACGATCACAAGCGGCGCGTCGGGCCTGGGCCGTATCACCCCCTTTACCAGGGCGCGGACGGCCGCGACGTCCGGATCGAAGCTGTCGACATGCCCAAGGTCCCGCCAGGGCGTCTCCCGCTCGGAGCCGCCCTGGCCCTGGCGCTCAAGCACCCAGACCGAGAAGCCCTGGGCGGTCAGGTCCGTGACAGTCTCGAACCACTTCTCGGCGCTCTCGCCATAGCCGGTCAGAATCAGGATCGTCGCCTTGGGCGCGACCGGCGGCGCGGTGACGCCGTAGCGCTGCACCAAACCGTCGCCGCTACGGACATAGCCCCAGGCCCAGCCCGGAGGCGGGTAGAACTGCGCGCTCAGCGACGGCGGCGTCCGGCTCTCGGCGAAAGGCGCGCGAGAGGCCCCGTCGCCACAGGCGGAAACGGTCAAGGCTAGGGCGATAGCGAGGAGGCGGCGACGCATACCGGCACAGTCATTTCGCGCGTTGCTGACTTAAGCAAGATCAAGCGCTTGATCCGCGAGCCAAGAAGACCGATTTAGGCGCCATGGCCACGGTGATCGACACCCTCAAGGCTCGCGGCCCGGATGACCGGGCGGTGCGCCATCCCGAAAAGCAGAACCGTCCGGACACGCCGGTTCTTCGTAAGCCCGAGTGGCTGCGAGTCCGCGCCCCCGGCTCGGGTCAGTACAACGAGACCAAGGGCATCGTGCGCGAGCACAAGTTGACCACGGTCTGCGAGGAGGCGGCCTGCCCGAACATCGGGGAGTGCTGGAGCCAGAAACACGCGACCATGATGATCATGGGCGAGATCTGCACCCGCGCCTGCGCTTTCTGCAACGTCACGACCGGCCTGCCGACCCAGCTGGATCCCGACGAGCCGCGCCGCGTGGCCGAGGCCGTCGCCAAGATGGGCCTCAAGCACGTGGTCATCACCTCGGTGGATCGCGACGACCTGCTGGACGGCGGCGCGCGCCACTTCGCTGAGGTGGTCACGGCCATCCGCGCCGCTGCGCCGGGCACGACCATCGAGATCCTGACGCCCGACTTCCTGCGCAAGGACA contains the following coding sequences:
- the lipA gene encoding lipoyl synthase, with translation MATVIDTLKARGPDDRAVRHPEKQNRPDTPVLRKPEWLRVRAPGSGQYNETKGIVREHKLTTVCEEAACPNIGECWSQKHATMMIMGEICTRACAFCNVTTGLPTQLDPDEPRRVAEAVAKMGLKHVVITSVDRDDLLDGGARHFAEVVTAIRAAAPGTTIEILTPDFLRKDSAENVVIDSKPDVFNHNLETVPRLYLKIRPGARYYNSLRLLDRVKQRDPSQFTKSGLMVGLGETKEEVMQVMDDMRSAGVDFITIGQYLQPTRKHAAIDRFVTPEEFKAYEAIARAKGFLMVSSSPLTRSSHHAGEDFAKLQAARRALDARTA
- a CDS encoding alpha/beta fold hydrolase codes for the protein MRRRLLAIALALTVSACGDGASRAPFAESRTPPSLSAQFYPPPGWAWGYVRSGDGLVQRYGVTAPPVAPKATILILTGYGESAEKWFETVTDLTAQGFSVWVLERQGQGGSERETPWRDLGHVDSFDPDVAAVRALVKGVIRPRPDAPLVIVGHSEGGLVALRAAQQGLAMDGLVLSSPAFGLTALPRPRADFAKFTPAMRFMRLGWIKTPDQLGWRRDAPGDGLTHDPVRGKVQAAWMRANPDLRMGGRSLGWFAAFFDASQAAAKDIRKSSVPTLMLTAGQDKAVSATPQDRLCAAMVTCQETRYPKSRHDLHMESDAVRKAWLAAIVDFTRARTTARPLPRKGEPHGL
- a CDS encoding AMP-binding protein, whose amino-acid sequence is MAVAYNAQAGEKAIFDALIDARDKYGAKKPILEDQDRNPLSYTDLIRASFALGRKIAAMTAPGEHVGVLLPSGSGSVVTFFALHAFGRVPTMLNFTAGLRNIKAACKLAKIKRVLTAHKFIELGKLHDIIDCVGEIAEITYLEDVRGTIGLSDKLFAAAAGLFPRQFRAQAKPSDKGVVLFTSGSFGAPRGVVLTQANLVSNAHQIAAHIALDPAWVFFNPLPVFHCFGLTAGVILPLMTGMKAFQYPSPLHTKQIPPLMKDVGASVLLATDTFVNQYARSAEPDELSGLKFIVCGAEKVREETHNLIAEKFGGVPVLEGYGATEASPVIAVNKPNDNRRGTVGGLLPGQEWKIEPVEGIPEGGNLLVRGPNIMAGYLREDGGVDAPQGGWHDTGDVVTVTDDLWITIKGRVKRFAKIGGEMVSLTAAEDLASAVWPDGRHAVISMPDKKKGEKLVLVTDRPDAAVASLVAHAQTIGAPELAVPRKILKVQEVPVLGSGKTDYVAIQRMAETDARAA